From one Synechocystis sp. PCC 6803 substr. PCC-P genomic stretch:
- a CDS encoding cyclopropane-fatty-acyl-phospholipid synthase family protein, producing MWDERFSQSEYVYGTEPNDFLVSVANQIPQGKILCLAEGEGRNACFLASLGYEVTAVDQSSVGLAKAKQLAQEKGVKITTVQSNLADFDIVADAWEGIVSIFCHLPSSLRQQLYPKVYQGLKPGGVFILEGFAPEQLQYNTGGPKDLDLLPKLETLQSELPSLNWLIANNLERNLDEGAYHQGKAALIQLLGQK from the coding sequence ATGTGGGATGAAAGATTTAGCCAGTCAGAATATGTTTACGGTACAGAACCGAATGATTTTTTGGTCAGTGTGGCCAATCAAATTCCCCAGGGAAAAATTCTTTGTTTAGCAGAAGGAGAAGGTCGTAATGCTTGTTTTTTAGCAAGTTTGGGTTATGAAGTGACCGCGGTGGATCAATCTTCGGTCGGTTTAGCCAAAGCAAAACAATTAGCCCAGGAAAAAGGTGTAAAAATTACCACTGTCCAGAGTAATTTAGCCGATTTTGACATTGTCGCGGATGCCTGGGAAGGCATTGTTTCCATTTTTTGCCATTTACCTTCTAGTTTAAGACAACAACTTTATCCCAAAGTTTATCAAGGCTTAAAACCTGGTGGAGTGTTTATTTTAGAAGGTTTTGCTCCAGAACAATTACAATACAACACCGGTGGCCCAAAGGATTTAGATCTATTGCCTAAGTTGGAAACGTTGCAGAGTGAATTGCCGAGTTTGAATTGGCTAATTGCCAACAATTTGGAACGAAATTTAGATGAGGGAGCTTACCATCAAGGGAAAGCCGCCCTAATTCAGCTATTGGGACAAAAGTAA
- a CDS encoding DUF2892 domain-containing protein translates to MATNMGSIDRLIRLVIASALLYLGLFFYSGTSLGLGLTAGGGLMLFSATFGFCGLYKLLGISTK, encoded by the coding sequence ATGGCTACTAACATGGGTTCCATTGATCGTTTGATTCGCTTAGTTATTGCTTCAGCTCTGCTCTATCTTGGTCTTTTTTTCTACTCCGGCACTAGCCTGGGACTTGGACTTACTGCCGGAGGCGGATTGATGCTATTTTCCGCTACTTTTGGCTTTTGTGGGCTGTATAAATTGCTCGGCATTAGCACCAAATAG
- a CDS encoding rhodanese-like domain-containing protein, with product MASIVFRYLTVLVFSLCLMGFFSPPTLAAGSPPLLNSELNPQTQTMDLAIDSFLDSIPANYYAIRTPAALKKRLDDAKTTLVDVREVKEYQAGHIPGAINIPLRTLSHNLAQIPPDRKVIFYCSTGYRSAMAMMALNLLGYENVLAFSPSFTGWQAAGEAIAKA from the coding sequence ATGGCATCAATTGTTTTCCGCTACCTTACTGTTCTCGTTTTTTCTCTTTGCTTAATGGGGTTTTTTTCCCCGCCGACCCTGGCGGCAGGTTCTCCTCCCTTGCTGAATTCAGAGCTCAATCCCCAGACTCAAACAATGGATTTGGCGATCGATAGCTTTTTAGATTCTATCCCTGCCAATTATTATGCTATTCGTACACCGGCAGCCCTGAAAAAACGATTAGATGATGCAAAAACTACCTTAGTGGATGTGAGGGAAGTTAAGGAATATCAAGCTGGACATATTCCCGGAGCAATCAATATTCCCTTGCGGACTTTAAGCCATAATCTGGCACAGATTCCCCCAGACAGAAAGGTTATTTTTTACTGTTCCACTGGCTACCGTTCCGCCATGGCGATGATGGCTTTAAACCTTTTAGGCTACGAAAATGTTCTGGCATTTTCTCCTAGTTTTACTGGCTGGCAAGCGGCAGGGGAAGCAATTGCCAAAGCTTGA